One window of the Pseudarthrobacter sp. ATCC 49987 genome contains the following:
- a CDS encoding TadE family protein, protein MSKTKERGAVAVEFALLAPVLVMLLLGIMEFGRAYNVQISLSSAAREGVRVMTIGNNPTAAKTAAINAAVALQPALSDTNITISPATCTPGAQLTFKITYNLSTMTGIAGPFPMEGRGVMLCGG, encoded by the coding sequence ATGTCCAAGACAAAGGAACGGGGCGCCGTCGCGGTGGAGTTCGCCCTCCTGGCACCGGTGCTGGTCATGCTGCTGCTCGGCATCATGGAGTTCGGCCGGGCCTACAACGTGCAGATCTCCCTTTCCAGCGCCGCGCGTGAAGGGGTCCGGGTTATGACGATCGGGAACAACCCAACCGCCGCCAAGACTGCGGCCATAAACGCAGCCGTTGCCCTGCAACCCGCGCTCAGCGACACCAACATCACCATCAGCCCGGCGACGTGTACCCCGGGCGCCCAGCTGACGTTCAAGATCACCTACAACCTGTCCACCATGACAGGCATCGCAGGACCTTTTCCCATGGAAGGCCGGGGGGTGATGCTGTGCGGCGGCTAA
- a CDS encoding Flp family type IVb pilin: protein MRSFFSNLATRLRRDQRGATAVEYGIMVSLIAVVIIVAVGLLGGQLNSTFESVSCSMKGGTMGAATTVGTVTTPGTCSK, encoded by the coding sequence ATGCGTTCCTTTTTCTCCAACCTCGCCACCCGCCTTCGCCGCGACCAGCGCGGCGCCACCGCCGTCGAATACGGCATCATGGTCTCCCTCATCGCCGTCGTGATCATCGTCGCCGTAGGCCTCCTCGGGGGCCAGCTGAACTCCACCTTTGAGTCCGTTAGCTGCTCGATGAAGGGCGGAACCATGGGCGCAGCCACCACCGTCGGCACAGTGACGACTCCCGGTACCTGCTCGAAGTAG
- a CDS encoding AAA family ATPase, whose product MSRFILITPNAEYERRVRLATAPMRGTLHYFQAAYLPSGPDEVLSQLSGEPPEVLILGPELPIVDALKFASIVDLQFPEISILLVAEEDPATTLQSMRSGVRDLLSPDADTDTIRAAVERAGLAAAGRRRGLGPTAGEGPMADGGRIIAVMSPKGGVGKTTLATNLAVGLGQAAPMSVVIVDLDLQFGDVASGLLLQPEFTITDAVAGAATQDAMVLKTYLTMHPANIYALCAPKNPIEMDKITGEHISHLLTQLKAEFQYVVVDTAPGLGEHVLAVLERATDAVWVCGMDIPSIRGIRTGFQILSELELMPANRHIVLNMADKKTGLTLQDIEATIGAPVDIVLPRSRTLPFSTNKGIPLLQDGSRDAALKGLRQLVDRFKPNWEARPHKKLHRRAVVQ is encoded by the coding sequence ATGAGCCGTTTCATTCTGATCACTCCGAATGCCGAGTACGAGCGCCGGGTGCGGCTGGCGACCGCCCCCATGCGGGGAACGCTGCACTATTTCCAGGCAGCCTATCTTCCCTCCGGGCCCGACGAAGTGTTGAGCCAACTGAGCGGAGAACCGCCGGAGGTCCTGATCCTGGGCCCGGAACTGCCGATCGTCGATGCGCTCAAGTTCGCCAGCATAGTTGATCTGCAATTTCCGGAGATCAGTATCCTGCTGGTAGCCGAGGAAGACCCCGCCACCACGTTGCAGTCAATGCGATCCGGCGTCCGGGATCTGCTGTCCCCGGACGCGGACACCGACACTATCCGCGCGGCGGTGGAGCGGGCCGGGTTGGCCGCTGCCGGACGGCGGCGCGGGCTCGGTCCGACGGCGGGGGAAGGCCCCATGGCCGATGGTGGCCGCATCATTGCGGTGATGTCGCCCAAGGGCGGGGTCGGAAAGACCACCCTCGCCACGAACCTGGCCGTCGGTTTGGGCCAGGCTGCGCCGATGAGCGTTGTCATTGTTGACCTCGACCTCCAGTTCGGGGACGTCGCCAGCGGGCTCCTGCTGCAACCTGAGTTCACTATTACGGATGCCGTTGCCGGCGCCGCAACCCAGGACGCGATGGTGCTCAAGACCTACCTCACGATGCACCCGGCGAACATCTACGCGCTGTGTGCCCCAAAGAACCCGATCGAAATGGACAAAATCACGGGGGAGCATATTTCTCATCTTCTGACACAGCTCAAGGCCGAATTCCAGTACGTGGTTGTTGATACCGCCCCGGGCCTGGGCGAGCACGTTCTGGCTGTGCTCGAACGAGCCACAGACGCGGTATGGGTCTGCGGAATGGATATTCCCAGCATCCGGGGAATCCGGACCGGGTTCCAGATCCTGTCCGAGCTCGAGCTGATGCCCGCCAACCGGCACATCGTCCTGAACATGGCTGACAAGAAAACCGGACTCACGCTGCAGGATATTGAGGCCACGATCGGCGCTCCCGTCGACATTGTCCTGCCTCGTTCCAGGACACTTCCGTTCTCGACCAACAAAGGGATCCCCCTGTTGCAGGACGGCAGCCGGGATGCGGCGCTCAAAGGCCTTCGCCAACTGGTCGACCGGTTCAAACCCAACTGGGAAGCCCGGCCGCATAAGAAGCTCCACCGAAGGGCGGTTGTACAGTGA
- a CDS encoding type II secretion system F family protein codes for MGATEAPSGLFFVGVLLVYAAVILAFGVVFKSGSVIPVSRRRPDVVDTTSGLTKLTDVAVGVISKGLRKRNGALVDRDKLESAGLKIQPADFLLMMGAGAVVGAVVGFFLGGPFPAVLLLVAIPAGMLAYLHLRTSRRRAKFDEQLPDTLQMLTGSMRAGHSLLRAIDASAKESDAPMSEELSRIVNETRIGRELGESMNDVAQRTGSEDFGWITQAIEIHREVGGDLAEVLDHVGETIRDRNQIRRQVQALSAEGRMSAAVLMGLPIVLFVALIIVNPQYSKTFTSTVPGYLMLGVSALMLTAGGFWLSRLIKAKY; via the coding sequence ATGGGCGCCACCGAGGCACCATCGGGCCTGTTTTTCGTTGGGGTCCTGCTGGTCTATGCGGCGGTCATCCTCGCCTTCGGCGTCGTCTTCAAATCCGGAAGTGTCATTCCGGTCTCAAGGCGGCGGCCGGACGTCGTCGACACAACGTCGGGTCTTACCAAACTGACCGACGTTGCCGTAGGCGTGATCAGCAAAGGGCTCCGGAAGCGCAACGGCGCCCTGGTCGATCGGGACAAGCTTGAAAGTGCCGGGCTCAAAATCCAGCCCGCCGACTTTCTGCTCATGATGGGGGCGGGCGCCGTCGTCGGCGCCGTCGTTGGCTTCTTCCTGGGCGGGCCGTTCCCTGCCGTCTTGTTGCTCGTGGCTATCCCGGCAGGAATGCTCGCCTACTTGCACCTGCGCACTTCACGCCGGCGGGCCAAGTTTGATGAACAGCTGCCGGACACTTTGCAGATGCTGACCGGGAGCATGCGCGCCGGCCACAGCCTTCTACGTGCCATCGATGCTTCGGCCAAGGAGAGCGACGCGCCGATGTCCGAAGAGTTGAGCCGGATCGTCAATGAGACCCGGATCGGCCGCGAACTCGGGGAATCGATGAACGACGTCGCGCAGAGAACAGGTAGCGAGGACTTCGGCTGGATTACCCAGGCCATCGAAATCCACCGTGAAGTGGGCGGCGATCTTGCCGAGGTCCTGGACCACGTCGGTGAGACGATCCGCGACCGGAACCAGATCAGGCGTCAAGTCCAGGCCCTCAGCGCCGAGGGCCGCATGTCGGCCGCAGTACTGATGGGTCTGCCAATCGTCCTCTTCGTTGCCCTGATCATAGTTAATCCGCAATATTCCAAGACGTTCACAAGCACGGTTCCCGGATACCTGATGTTGGGAGTGTCCGCCTTAATGCTTACCGCCGGCGGTTTCTGGTTGAGCCGGCTCATCAAGGCAAAGTACTAG
- a CDS encoding type II secretion system F family protein has product MSPIALGAMLAIVIPASLLVWLAFSTDHAGARNVQVNLGLSAKASDGVASLSQRYTGFILRLTPGSYEAWLDKQLAGAGRPKKWPLERLLVTKPLLAFGAGVVGILNFAAGPSPVKLAILVGALAFGYFAPDLLIRSHAQKRRAAIQQELPNALDQMLISVQAGLGFEAAMGRTGKNGTGPLADEFVRTLQDIQVGRSRKEAYLAMADRVDVADLRSFIRSIVQADAYGIAIAKVLKSQAQEMRTKRRQRAEEHAMKIPVKILFPLIFCIFPTLFIILLGPAVMNIIAAFS; this is encoded by the coding sequence ATGTCACCCATAGCGCTCGGCGCCATGCTCGCCATCGTTATTCCCGCCAGCCTCCTGGTCTGGCTGGCGTTCAGCACCGACCATGCCGGCGCCCGCAACGTCCAGGTAAATCTCGGCCTGAGCGCCAAGGCGTCCGACGGAGTAGCCTCGCTGTCCCAGCGGTACACGGGCTTCATTCTGCGCCTGACACCCGGCAGCTACGAAGCGTGGCTGGACAAACAGCTGGCTGGGGCCGGGCGGCCCAAGAAATGGCCGCTGGAGCGCCTACTGGTCACCAAGCCCTTGTTGGCCTTCGGTGCAGGGGTGGTCGGTATCCTCAATTTCGCTGCCGGTCCGTCTCCAGTGAAGCTTGCCATCCTCGTTGGCGCGCTTGCGTTCGGCTATTTCGCCCCGGACTTGCTCATCAGGAGCCATGCACAGAAGAGGCGCGCCGCCATTCAGCAGGAACTGCCAAATGCTTTGGACCAGATGCTCATCTCGGTTCAGGCCGGGCTGGGTTTTGAAGCAGCAATGGGCCGCACCGGTAAGAACGGCACGGGCCCCCTGGCCGATGAGTTTGTCCGTACTCTGCAGGACATCCAGGTAGGACGCTCGCGGAAGGAAGCCTACTTGGCGATGGCTGATCGCGTTGATGTTGCGGACCTCCGAAGCTTCATCCGCTCGATTGTCCAAGCGGACGCCTACGGCATCGCCATTGCCAAGGTCCTCAAGAGCCAGGCGCAGGAGATGCGCACCAAGCGGCGGCAACGCGCCGAGGAACACGCCATGAAGATCCCGGTGAAGATTCTCTTCCCCTTGATTTTCTGCATTTTTCCCACGCTCTTCATCATCTTGTTGGGTCCCGCTGTTATGAATATCATCGCCGCATTCTCCTAG
- a CDS encoding Flp family type IVb pilin: protein MSSIAARVRGHFDKVVARFLSDEDGATATEYSILVGFIAIVIVAGVGAFGTALNIYFNGLSDGVRAALGLP from the coding sequence ATGTCCAGCATCGCAGCACGGGTCCGAGGCCACTTCGACAAAGTAGTCGCCAGGTTCCTATCAGACGAAGACGGCGCCACGGCCACCGAGTACAGCATCCTCGTCGGGTTCATCGCCATCGTCATCGTGGCCGGGGTGGGCGCCTTCGGCACCGCGCTGAACATCTACTTCAACGGGCTCAGCGACGGGGTCAGGGCCGCACTGGGCCTCCCCTAG
- a CDS encoding CpaF family protein gives MPTAPFAAPATLGFIHEAHVAEQSTASVVEHRPTAGIASEALAGLKERASQALYERLGSRLTDSSLDDAELHKYVKDELKIVVDEEQVPLSSGERQRLTKEIIDDVLGHGPLERYLEDPTVTEIMVNRADQIYVERNGQLFLTDAKFSGEDALRRVIERIVSRVGRRIDESSPLVDARLADGSRVNAIIPPLAVNGASLTIRKFGREALTVEKLIQFGSLSPEMAELLEACVLARMNIIVSGGTGTGKTTMLNVLSSFIPATDRIVTIEDAVELQLQQDHVVRLESRPANIEGQGEVSIRELVRNSLRMRPDRIVVGEVRGGESLDMLQAMNTGHDGSISTVHANSPRDAVARLETLVLMAGLDLPLRAIREQIASAVNLIVHISRLRDGTRRVTHITEVQGMEGDIVTLQDAFVFDYSAGVDSQGRFLGKPVPTGVRPRFTDRFIELGIQISPTVFGAHPVRGK, from the coding sequence GTGCCGACGGCTCCTTTCGCCGCACCGGCCACCCTGGGATTCATCCATGAAGCCCACGTCGCGGAACAGTCAACGGCGTCCGTCGTTGAGCACCGCCCGACTGCCGGCATAGCCAGCGAAGCCCTGGCCGGGCTCAAGGAACGGGCCAGCCAAGCGCTGTATGAGCGCCTCGGTTCCCGGCTGACTGATTCCTCCCTCGATGATGCCGAGCTCCACAAATACGTCAAAGACGAATTGAAAATCGTGGTTGACGAGGAACAGGTGCCTCTTTCGTCCGGGGAACGCCAGCGGCTCACAAAGGAAATCATCGATGACGTCTTAGGCCACGGTCCGCTGGAGCGGTACCTGGAAGACCCCACGGTGACGGAAATAATGGTGAACCGGGCGGACCAGATCTATGTGGAACGAAACGGGCAACTGTTCCTTACGGACGCGAAATTCAGCGGCGAGGATGCCCTCCGCCGGGTCATCGAGCGCATAGTTTCCCGAGTGGGCCGGCGCATCGACGAGTCGTCGCCCCTGGTGGATGCGCGTTTGGCTGACGGCTCGCGCGTCAATGCCATCATTCCGCCCCTGGCGGTCAACGGAGCGTCGCTGACGATTCGCAAATTCGGCCGCGAGGCCCTGACGGTGGAAAAGCTCATCCAGTTTGGAAGCCTCTCCCCTGAAATGGCTGAGCTGCTCGAAGCCTGCGTGCTGGCCCGGATGAACATCATCGTTTCCGGCGGCACCGGCACGGGCAAAACCACCATGCTCAACGTGCTCTCTTCCTTCATACCGGCCACGGACCGGATTGTCACGATCGAAGATGCGGTGGAACTCCAGCTGCAACAGGACCACGTGGTCAGGCTGGAGAGCCGGCCGGCAAACATCGAGGGCCAGGGTGAAGTATCGATTCGGGAGCTGGTCCGAAACTCCCTGCGCATGAGGCCGGACAGGATCGTCGTGGGTGAGGTCCGGGGCGGCGAGTCACTCGACATGCTGCAGGCAATGAACACCGGCCATGACGGTTCAATCTCAACAGTCCACGCCAACTCCCCCCGGGATGCAGTGGCCCGGTTGGAGACCCTGGTCCTCATGGCCGGACTGGATCTGCCGCTCCGGGCCATTCGAGAGCAGATCGCCTCGGCGGTCAACTTGATCGTCCACATATCCCGTCTTCGCGACGGTACCCGCCGTGTCACACATATCACCGAAGTCCAAGGCATGGAAGGCGACATCGTCACGCTCCAGGATGCTTTCGTCTTCGACTATTCGGCCGGCGTCGACTCCCAGGGGCGTTTCCTTGGCAAGCCCGTCCCCACTGGTGTCCGTCCACGGTTCACGGACAGGTTCATCGAACTCGGGATTCAGATCTCGCCGACCGTCTTCGGCGCGCATCCTGTGAGGGGAAAGTAA